One part of the Cupriavidus taiwanensis genome encodes these proteins:
- a CDS encoding electron transfer flavoprotein subunit beta/FixA family protein, with protein MHIVVCIKQVPDSAQIRVHPVTNTIMRQGVPAIINPYDLFSLEEALRLKDRFGGRVTALCMGPPQAEDALRKCISFGADEAILITDRAFAGADTLATSYALAAAIQQITTQQTVDMVFTGKQTIDGDTAQVGPGIATRLGFQLLTYVSRIVETDLNKRSIVVERRAEGGVQVLQTALPCLITMLENTNELRFAKLPAMIHAAAFPIRKWNREQAGITDLNRIGLKGSPTVVSKVFGPTPRDEKGEILEVDAANLQEVSHKLVQKILARHPTLEADLLMKRFS; from the coding sequence ATGCACATTGTCGTCTGTATCAAGCAAGTCCCCGATTCAGCGCAGATTCGGGTGCATCCGGTCACCAATACAATAATGCGCCAAGGCGTTCCAGCGATCATCAACCCGTACGACCTCTTCTCACTAGAGGAGGCGTTGCGGTTGAAGGACCGCTTCGGCGGACGAGTCACGGCGCTATGCATGGGGCCGCCCCAGGCTGAGGACGCGCTACGCAAGTGCATCAGCTTCGGCGCTGACGAAGCCATACTCATCACCGACCGCGCTTTCGCCGGGGCTGATACGCTTGCAACGTCCTACGCGCTTGCCGCTGCCATCCAACAGATCACGACTCAACAAACAGTGGATATGGTCTTTACCGGTAAGCAGACCATCGATGGCGACACCGCGCAAGTCGGCCCCGGTATCGCGACACGGCTCGGCTTCCAACTCCTGACCTATGTATCAAGGATCGTTGAGACGGATTTAAATAAGCGTTCAATCGTCGTCGAGCGTCGTGCCGAAGGAGGCGTGCAAGTGCTTCAGACCGCGCTGCCTTGTCTCATAACGATGCTTGAGAATACGAACGAATTACGTTTTGCAAAACTCCCCGCGATGATACACGCGGCGGCGTTTCCGATACGCAAATGGAATCGGGAGCAAGCCGGTATCACTGACTTGAATAGGATTGGGCTCAAAGGCTCGCCCACCGTAGTCAGCAAAGTATTCGGCCCAACGCCGAGAGACGAAAAAGGCGAAATTCTGGAAGTGGATGCCGCGAACCTCCAAGAAGTCTCCCACAAACTTGTGCAAAAGATCCTGGCCCGTCATCCAACATTGGAGGCGGACCTGTTAATGAAGAGGTTCTCATGA
- a CDS encoding nitrogenase-stabilizing/protective protein NifW — translation MQGHLNQQQHLSSTEDFFRHFDIAFDETVLNVSRLHILKRFFQYIEQQEEPSFDNGTALFEFYRSLLLKAYNDFVSSTPAEQKVFRCFREAEGRRYVSLDNLRASLGKRDTV, via the coding sequence ATGCAAGGACACCTCAATCAGCAGCAACACCTCTCTTCAACTGAGGACTTTTTTCGGCATTTTGACATCGCATTCGACGAAACAGTCTTGAACGTTAGCCGTCTACATATCCTGAAACGGTTCTTCCAGTACATCGAGCAACAAGAAGAGCCTTCCTTCGACAACGGCACCGCGCTGTTCGAATTTTATCGCAGCTTGCTCCTCAAAGCGTACAACGATTTCGTCTCGTCAACGCCAGCGGAACAGAAGGTTTTCAGGTGTTTTCGGGAGGCAGAAGGACGAAGGTACGTTAGCCTTGACAACCTTCGCGCTTCACTGGGAAAGCGCGACACCGTCTAA
- the nifA gene encoding nif-specific transcriptional activator NifA gives MPHFYANESANDFDLVYEVVQTLVSSRDAEQTLDRSLRYLSSALGWRSAFIAVAEPGGYLAGFCSTGLSEGWRERVRFLPDEGVVGRIHSSDSPVIVPEIHEEHLLADRFGPANELDGDHLALLGTPIRHEGRPLGVLVAFCENRDGTRTFANDLQLMKVVAAPMGQALLLNREAMKKGGNTEQVCRRRPQKEHHPLRNIENAVGDSPSMQRVFAQVHQVAPARATVLLRGESGTGKELIARAIYSLSRRNDQPFVSVNCAALSETLLESELFGHEKGAFTGAQSQRKGRFELAHGGTLFLDEIGDISPSFQAKLLRVLQEREFERVGGAMPVRVDVRLIVATNRNLERMVKEGEFRADLYYRINVVSIRLPPLRERRDDIPALAQYFLDRFNRDNGRSLRFTEGALRVLSGCYWAGNVRELENCVERTATMALHDSIDRLSFLCEMDKCLTQGLHDIEREDAVRPGRSVNAAASEEVIPAVSVDAGHDSARFTLPSRNDRPQSERERLIWAMERCGWVQAKAARLLGITPRQIGYALRKHGIELRRF, from the coding sequence ATGCCGCATTTCTATGCTAACGAGAGTGCTAACGATTTCGATTTGGTGTACGAGGTAGTGCAGACGCTAGTTTCGTCGCGGGATGCTGAGCAGACGTTGGACAGATCCTTACGGTATCTTTCATCTGCGCTAGGATGGCGCTCCGCCTTCATAGCCGTCGCGGAGCCAGGTGGATATCTAGCTGGATTTTGTTCCACGGGACTTTCGGAGGGCTGGCGCGAGCGCGTACGCTTTCTTCCCGATGAGGGGGTCGTGGGCCGCATTCATTCAAGTGATTCGCCTGTCATTGTCCCTGAGATTCACGAAGAACATCTTCTCGCGGACCGCTTCGGACCTGCTAATGAATTGGACGGTGATCATCTCGCTCTCCTGGGGACTCCTATCCGGCATGAGGGCCGTCCGCTCGGGGTGCTGGTCGCATTTTGTGAGAATCGAGACGGAACGCGCACCTTTGCTAACGATCTCCAACTTATGAAAGTTGTTGCAGCGCCGATGGGGCAAGCGCTGCTGCTTAATCGCGAGGCGATGAAAAAGGGCGGTAACACGGAACAGGTATGTAGACGTCGTCCACAGAAGGAGCATCACCCTTTGCGCAATATAGAAAACGCGGTAGGCGATTCCCCATCGATGCAGAGGGTGTTTGCGCAAGTTCATCAAGTCGCCCCGGCGAGGGCGACAGTACTCTTGCGCGGTGAAAGCGGAACGGGGAAGGAATTGATCGCACGCGCAATCTATAGCTTGTCTCGGCGTAATGATCAGCCATTCGTTTCGGTGAACTGCGCGGCGCTTTCAGAGACTCTCTTGGAGAGCGAACTGTTTGGCCATGAGAAGGGAGCGTTCACGGGGGCACAATCCCAACGGAAAGGTAGATTCGAACTAGCACACGGCGGCACACTATTTCTCGATGAAATTGGCGATATCTCGCCGTCATTCCAAGCGAAGTTATTGCGGGTTCTGCAAGAAAGGGAGTTTGAGCGCGTCGGGGGGGCCATGCCCGTAAGAGTTGATGTGAGGCTAATCGTCGCGACAAATCGCAACCTCGAACGTATGGTCAAAGAGGGTGAGTTCCGAGCAGATCTGTATTATCGCATTAACGTGGTAAGCATTCGTCTGCCACCGCTACGTGAGCGCCGCGACGATATTCCGGCTTTGGCGCAATACTTTTTAGATCGATTCAACCGTGACAATGGCAGATCGCTGCGCTTCACAGAGGGAGCATTGAGGGTGCTTTCGGGTTGCTACTGGGCCGGTAACGTGCGTGAGTTGGAGAACTGCGTTGAGAGGACCGCGACAATGGCACTCCACGATTCCATTGATCGGCTCTCATTCCTGTGTGAGATGGATAAGTGTCTAACCCAAGGATTGCATGACATCGAGCGAGAAGACGCCGTACGTCCGGGCCGATCGGTAAACGCTGCGGCGAGTGAGGAGGTCATTCCTGCCGTCTCCGTAGATGCAGGTCACGATAGCGCCAGATTTACCCTGCCCAGCAGGAACGATAGACCTCAAAGCGAGAGAGAGCGACTCATTTGGGCCATGGAGCGCTGTGGCTGGGTGCAGGCAAAAGCGGCCCGGCTCTTGGGTATTACGCCACGGCAGATTGGCTACGCGCTGCGTAAGCACGGGATCGAGCTTCGCCGTTTCTGA
- the fdxB gene encoding ferredoxin III, nif-specific, with translation MSDNFTVVLPSGAIWTPNFVSSIDHQNCIGCGRCFRVCSRGVLQLVGVSEDGSQISLEGEKENEEEFEKKVMTILHREYCIGCTACAKICPKKCYTHAPA, from the coding sequence GTGAGTGACAACTTTACTGTAGTGCTACCAAGTGGCGCGATCTGGACGCCAAACTTTGTAAGTTCTATCGATCATCAAAATTGTATCGGGTGTGGGCGATGTTTTCGTGTGTGTTCGCGCGGTGTCCTTCAACTTGTTGGGGTGAGCGAGGATGGCAGCCAGATTTCTCTTGAGGGGGAGAAAGAAAATGAGGAGGAGTTTGAAAAGAAGGTTATGACTATCTTGCATCGCGAGTATTGCATAGGTTGCACTGCGTGCGCGAAGATTTGTCCAAAAAAATGCTACACGCACGCGCCTGCCTAG
- a CDS encoding FAD-dependent monooxygenase, which produces MTEPLRFDVIVVGAGPAGNAAAYLMAKAGLKVLQVERGEYPGSKNVQGAILYANALEQVIPDFRDDAPLERHIIEQRMWMLDDTSFVGTHVRSEDYNKPPYNRYTIIRAQFDKWFSSKVREAGALLICETTVNQLIMDGDQVVGVHCDREEGDVYADIVILADGVNSTLARKAKFHSEIEAHNVALAVKEILFLPEETIRQRFNVSGDEGVAIEMVGRITDGMTGTGFLYTNKESLTIGVGCMLSDFKNSAHRISPYALLENMKHHPSIAPLIDGGEMKEYCAHLIPEGGFNTIPQVYGNGWMIVGDSGGFVNSAHREGSNLAMTTGRLAAETAILAKAMGRGYRSEVLSAYKRALDRSFVIKDLHKYRHMPEILRQNPQFFTTYPDLIAFAARTMITVDGIDKTTKKHEIIGKFRKSRTLPGLLGDAYKLWRAFR; this is translated from the coding sequence ATGACCGAACCTTTGCGTTTTGACGTAATTGTCGTTGGCGCAGGACCTGCCGGAAACGCCGCTGCCTACTTGATGGCCAAGGCCGGTCTGAAGGTCCTCCAAGTTGAGCGCGGTGAGTATCCGGGGAGCAAGAACGTTCAGGGAGCGATTCTCTATGCGAATGCCCTGGAACAAGTTATCCCAGATTTTCGCGACGACGCACCGCTCGAGCGGCACATCATTGAGCAACGCATGTGGATGCTCGACGATACGTCATTCGTAGGCACGCACGTACGAAGCGAGGACTACAACAAACCACCGTACAACCGTTACACCATCATCCGCGCTCAATTCGATAAATGGTTCTCATCAAAGGTCCGAGAGGCCGGCGCATTGCTCATTTGCGAGACGACAGTGAATCAACTGATTATGGATGGAGATCAAGTTGTCGGCGTTCACTGCGACCGGGAGGAGGGTGACGTGTATGCGGACATTGTGATTCTCGCAGATGGCGTCAACTCAACGCTCGCCCGAAAGGCAAAATTTCACAGCGAAATTGAAGCGCATAACGTTGCGCTCGCTGTCAAAGAGATTCTCTTTCTTCCCGAGGAGACCATTCGCCAGCGCTTTAACGTTTCAGGAGACGAAGGCGTCGCTATTGAAATGGTGGGCCGCATCACCGATGGCATGACTGGCACGGGCTTTCTTTATACAAACAAAGAGTCCCTGACCATCGGCGTTGGTTGTATGTTAAGTGACTTCAAGAATTCCGCACACCGCATAAGCCCTTATGCGCTGCTGGAAAACATGAAGCACCACCCTTCGATAGCGCCGCTAATTGATGGAGGCGAAATGAAGGAGTACTGTGCACATCTGATTCCCGAAGGTGGCTTCAATACGATTCCACAAGTATATGGCAACGGATGGATGATAGTGGGCGATTCCGGAGGGTTCGTCAACTCCGCACATCGAGAGGGGTCTAACCTAGCAATGACGACAGGCCGCCTTGCTGCTGAAACGGCAATACTCGCAAAAGCCATGGGTCGTGGCTACCGCTCCGAGGTGCTTTCGGCGTACAAGCGCGCGCTCGATAGGAGCTTCGTGATAAAGGATTTACACAAATATCGCCACATGCCAGAGATCCTCCGACAGAACCCCCAGTTCTTTACGACGTATCCTGACCTGATCGCATTCGCAGCACGTACGATGATTACCGTTGACGGCATCGATAAGACGACGAAAAAACATGAAATCATCGGAAAGTTTAGAAAGAGCCGGACCCTGCCTGGTCTTCTTGGCGACGCGTACAAACTATGGAGGGCATTTCGATGA
- the nifE gene encoding nitrogenase iron-molybdenum cofactor biosynthesis protein NifE, whose product MSRKARGADLFDQPNCAKNRAKSEERRKQGCSKQLSPGAAAGGCAFDGAKIALQPVADVAHLVHGPIACEGNSWDNRHAASSGPTLYRTGFTTDINEFDVIYGGERRLFRSVREIIEKYNPPAVFVYLTCVTALIGDDIDAVCKQASDKFSRPVIPVHAPGFAGSKNVGNKLGGEALLNYVIGTREPAYTTPTDINVIGEYNLSGELWQVKPLFDELGIRLLSCITGDGRYSDIASAHRAKANMVVCSKSMVHVATKMQKRYGIPYLECSFYGIGDTSNALRQIASLLVQRGASGKLIDRTERLIQAQEERAWERIATYRARLEGKRALLITGGVKSWSVVAALQEAGLEIIGTSVKKSTKEDKERIKGILGQDALMFDNMTAREMYKLLHDAKADIMLSGGRSQFIALKALMPWLDVNQERHHPYAGYEGIVELVREIERTIYNPVWQQVRIPAPWTNGGEVAW is encoded by the coding sequence ATGTCGCGAAAGGCGAGGGGCGCCGATCTTTTTGACCAACCGAATTGTGCGAAGAACCGGGCTAAGAGCGAGGAGCGGCGAAAGCAGGGCTGCTCAAAGCAGCTTTCACCGGGGGCGGCCGCTGGGGGTTGCGCTTTCGACGGGGCGAAAATTGCGCTTCAGCCTGTGGCTGACGTGGCGCACCTCGTGCATGGACCAATCGCATGCGAAGGCAACTCTTGGGACAACCGCCACGCGGCCTCATCAGGGCCGACGCTCTATCGTACTGGCTTCACGACTGACATCAATGAGTTCGACGTGATCTACGGCGGTGAACGACGTCTATTCCGCAGCGTGCGCGAGATCATTGAAAAGTACAATCCACCTGCGGTCTTTGTTTATCTGACGTGCGTTACTGCGTTAATCGGCGATGACATAGATGCAGTTTGCAAGCAGGCTTCAGATAAATTCAGTAGACCAGTTATACCGGTGCACGCGCCAGGGTTCGCTGGATCAAAGAACGTCGGCAATAAGCTTGGCGGCGAGGCGCTTTTGAATTATGTGATAGGTACCCGTGAGCCTGCATACACAACCCCCACAGACATCAACGTAATTGGCGAGTACAACCTGTCAGGCGAGTTATGGCAGGTAAAGCCGCTCTTTGACGAACTTGGCATCCGTCTTTTGTCGTGTATAACTGGCGATGGTCGGTACAGCGATATTGCGAGCGCGCATCGGGCCAAAGCGAACATGGTGGTCTGTTCGAAGTCCATGGTCCACGTGGCAACTAAAATGCAAAAGCGTTATGGAATTCCCTACCTTGAGTGCTCATTCTACGGAATTGGCGACACAAGCAATGCTCTCCGCCAGATCGCGAGTCTGTTGGTGCAGCGAGGGGCATCTGGAAAACTGATAGACCGTACCGAACGCCTGATTCAAGCTCAGGAGGAGCGGGCATGGGAGCGGATTGCCACGTACCGGGCACGTCTTGAAGGTAAACGGGCGCTGCTAATCACAGGTGGCGTGAAATCATGGTCAGTTGTGGCTGCGTTGCAGGAGGCCGGCTTAGAAATTATTGGCACAAGCGTGAAGAAGAGTACCAAGGAAGACAAAGAAAGAATCAAGGGGATCCTCGGACAGGACGCGCTCATGTTCGACAACATGACGGCGCGCGAGATGTACAAGCTATTGCACGATGCGAAGGCCGACATCATGCTGTCTGGGGGCCGCTCACAGTTTATCGCATTGAAGGCGCTTATGCCTTGGCTTGACGTAAATCAAGAACGTCATCATCCGTATGCCGGGTATGAAGGGATCGTGGAGTTGGTCCGTGAGATAGAGCGTACTATTTACAACCCGGTGTGGCAACAGGTGCGCATCCCAGCGCCGTGGACTAACGGAGGTGAAGTCGCCTGGTAA
- a CDS encoding CCE_0567 family metalloprotein, translating into MNDPEATKARLKRLNTLAVQAKMDLHDLSEDLPASWEQILVVARRCHEIHAALMEARKTAGLAYK; encoded by the coding sequence ATAAACGACCCTGAGGCAACAAAAGCTCGTTTGAAAAGATTGAACACGCTTGCGGTGCAAGCCAAGATGGATCTACACGACCTATCCGAAGACTTGCCGGCTAGTTGGGAGCAAATTTTAGTCGTTGCCAGACGCTGCCACGAAATCCACGCCGCGTTGATGGAGGCGCGGAAAACCGCCGGCTTGGCTTACAAGTGA
- a CDS encoding DDE-type integrase/transposase/recombinase — protein MIDEALRSGARQALACEELGLNERTLQRWRHTPEDRRPGAQRAVPANKLSEAEREAVLAAANEPGCEGLTPHQIVPRLADEGRYLASESTFYRLLKAAGQARRRGRGHEAKPRALTTHRADGPNQVWCWDITWMPTTVKGRFFYWYMIQDIYSRKLVVNEVHESESANHASELLSLGCLRERTAGRPLVLVLHSDNGSVMKGGTMLAMMGYLGVQP, from the coding sequence TTGATCGATGAAGCGTTAAGGAGCGGCGCGCGCCAGGCCCTCGCGTGCGAGGAACTGGGCCTGAACGAGCGCACCTTGCAGCGCTGGCGCCATACGCCTGAGGATAGACGGCCGGGCGCGCAGCGTGCGGTGCCGGCCAACAAGCTCAGCGAGGCCGAGCGCGAGGCCGTGCTGGCGGCGGCCAACGAGCCCGGCTGCGAGGGTCTGACGCCGCACCAGATCGTACCCAGGCTGGCCGACGAAGGCCGCTACCTGGCCTCGGAATCGACCTTCTACCGCTTGCTCAAGGCCGCCGGCCAGGCGCGCCGGCGCGGGCGCGGCCACGAAGCCAAGCCGCGTGCGTTGACCACCCACCGAGCCGACGGCCCCAACCAGGTGTGGTGCTGGGATATCACGTGGATGCCCACGACGGTGAAAGGTCGGTTCTTCTACTGGTACATGATCCAGGACATCTACAGCCGCAAGCTGGTAGTCAACGAGGTGCACGAGAGCGAATCGGCCAACCATGCCAGCGAACTGCTGTCGCTGGGCTGTTTGCGCGAGAGGACCGCCGGCCGGCCGCTGGTGCTGGTGCTGCATTCGGACAACGGCAGCGTCATGAAAGGAGGGACGATGCTGGCGATGATGGGTTACCTGGGCGTGCAGCCC
- a CDS encoding nitrogen fixation protein NifQ, producing the protein MNFHSTLMRHAVDANDCTVLTLAGAISSTFEEGNVHGLPIIGLDANETRWLLAHWFPGAEYALSLQLNREATAQDQMCFDEVEELVTLLEAHADPSAGTPIEVRCVSHALASACLKDKHLWQNLRLPSRAELSEVLRYWFPMLAEKNVHGMKWKKFLYKQLCERDAFYVCRAPSCSICPSFGDCFGPE; encoded by the coding sequence ATGAATTTCCACAGTACGCTAATGCGTCACGCGGTAGATGCCAATGACTGCACGGTGCTGACCCTTGCTGGCGCCATTTCTTCAACTTTCGAGGAGGGAAACGTACATGGCCTCCCCATAATAGGACTTGATGCCAATGAAACAAGATGGTTGCTTGCACACTGGTTTCCAGGTGCCGAGTATGCGTTATCTTTGCAGCTAAACAGGGAGGCAACCGCGCAAGACCAGATGTGTTTTGACGAGGTCGAAGAACTCGTAACCTTGCTTGAGGCACACGCTGATCCGAGTGCCGGTACACCTATCGAGGTGCGCTGTGTTTCTCATGCATTGGCCTCCGCGTGTTTGAAAGACAAACATCTCTGGCAAAACTTACGCCTTCCATCCCGGGCCGAGCTGTCAGAGGTTCTGAGGTACTGGTTTCCCATGCTTGCCGAAAAGAACGTACATGGAATGAAGTGGAAAAAGTTCCTCTACAAACAGCTATGTGAACGCGATGCGTTTTACGTGTGCAGGGCTCCGAGCTGCAGCATTTGCCCCAGTTTCGGAGACTGTTTTGGGCCTGAATGA
- a CDS encoding electron transfer flavoprotein subunit alpha/FixB family protein, which yields MNSSVGLDNMPNTTVRKSSNRHLELPEHLKTYKGVWVFLEHDQGQVHSVSWELLGEAYKLADKLGSEVAIVALGGPEEPLEQFATEAFGFGANKAYVIHDPVLRGYRNEPFTKGLTDLVSKYRPEILLLGATTMGRDLAGSVATTLSTGLTADCTSLSIDSTSRALAATRPTFGGSLLCTIMTLACRPQMATVRPRVMAMPPVQTGRCGQIIHEQLGMIESDIVTKLLNFITDSKSNQINLPYADVIVSGGKGLKNPENFKLVFNLARVLGGEVGATRPCVQAGWVEAERQVGQTGKTVRPKLYIAAGISGAIQHRVGMESSDVIVAINTDENAPIFDYAHYGIVGDAMQLLPALTQACEDHLAQHKSGHMRVVK from the coding sequence ATGAATTCCTCCGTTGGTTTAGACAACATGCCGAACACCACCGTTAGAAAGAGCAGCAACCGCCACCTTGAGTTACCTGAGCACCTGAAAACTTACAAGGGTGTATGGGTTTTCCTTGAACACGATCAGGGTCAGGTTCATAGCGTGTCGTGGGAACTCCTAGGAGAGGCATACAAGCTCGCCGACAAGCTGGGCAGTGAAGTAGCAATTGTCGCGCTCGGCGGCCCTGAAGAGCCCCTTGAGCAGTTTGCAACCGAAGCATTTGGTTTCGGTGCAAACAAGGCGTATGTGATCCACGATCCGGTGTTGCGGGGGTATCGGAATGAACCATTCACGAAAGGATTGACCGATCTAGTTAGTAAATATCGTCCGGAGATCCTGCTTCTTGGAGCGACCACTATGGGCCGAGATCTTGCCGGCTCTGTGGCAACGACTCTCTCGACGGGGCTGACGGCCGATTGCACTAGCTTGAGCATCGACTCTACCTCGCGCGCTCTTGCGGCCACTCGCCCAACCTTCGGTGGCTCACTTCTTTGTACGATAATGACACTTGCATGCCGGCCTCAGATGGCGACGGTCCGACCGCGCGTAATGGCGATGCCGCCAGTTCAGACCGGCCGTTGCGGACAGATTATTCATGAGCAATTAGGTATGATTGAGTCCGACATCGTGACGAAGTTACTCAATTTCATTACCGATTCAAAAAGCAATCAGATTAATCTTCCTTATGCGGATGTGATTGTAAGTGGGGGAAAGGGACTTAAGAACCCTGAAAACTTCAAGCTGGTCTTCAATCTGGCGCGTGTACTCGGCGGCGAAGTAGGTGCGACTCGCCCCTGCGTGCAAGCTGGCTGGGTCGAAGCCGAGCGCCAAGTGGGGCAAACGGGTAAAACCGTTCGACCAAAACTTTACATCGCCGCAGGAATTTCCGGTGCCATCCAGCATCGCGTCGGGATGGAAAGTTCTGACGTAATCGTGGCCATCAACACCGATGAAAACGCACCAATCTTTGACTACGCGCATTACGGCATCGTAGGAGATGCCATGCAACTACTGCCAGCATTGACTCAAGCTTGCGAGGATCACTTGGCGCAGCATAAGTCCGGACATATGAGGGTAGTCAAATGA
- the nifN gene encoding nitrogenase iron-molybdenum cofactor biosynthesis protein NifN, with protein MAIVIQSEKACAVNPLKTSQPLGASFAAMGLDACMPVLHGSQGCASFALVLLTRHFKEAIPLRTTAMDEISAVLGGYDNVETALLNIRKREAPRIIVVCSTGLTEINGEDLDGHLRAIRKGNPELIDTEIVYVSTPDYVGAFEDGYSKAVVEIVMALVKPLPAIYRQISVLPGSHLSPRDVEELRVIVESFGLDPIVLPDISGSLDGHLDSEWRGITQGGTTLEQIRAAGASSFTIGIGEQTRAGARALQEIVGTPFEIFERLTGLEPNDRLLRLLAQLSGRAIPEKYRRQRNQLLDAMLDSHFYTGGIKVAIGADPDMLLSVGSLLHELGAELSVCVSTTTSPAHALLPASEVVLGDLEDMERAAGNCDVLITHSHGRQMAARLGKPLMRVGFPVFDRVGNAHRCQIGYRGTMDLIFEIANLMLERIQFRAPTDWPLPTINTHRTAETPVI; from the coding sequence ATGGCTATCGTGATCCAATCTGAAAAAGCCTGCGCGGTAAACCCGTTAAAAACTAGCCAGCCACTCGGCGCCAGCTTTGCGGCTATGGGGCTCGACGCTTGTATGCCCGTGTTGCATGGCTCACAAGGTTGCGCGTCGTTTGCCTTGGTGTTGCTGACGCGACATTTCAAGGAAGCAATCCCGCTGCGGACTACCGCAATGGATGAAATCTCTGCGGTTTTAGGGGGATACGATAATGTCGAGACGGCATTGCTTAACATCCGTAAGCGCGAGGCGCCGAGAATAATTGTGGTCTGTTCAACAGGTCTCACAGAGATCAATGGCGAGGATCTCGATGGTCATTTAAGAGCTATACGCAAAGGTAATCCAGAACTGATCGATACCGAAATTGTGTACGTCTCGACGCCAGATTATGTTGGCGCCTTCGAAGACGGCTACAGCAAAGCTGTGGTGGAGATTGTCATGGCGTTGGTAAAGCCGCTGCCTGCTATTTATCGACAGATTAGCGTGTTGCCGGGGAGCCATTTGTCGCCGCGTGATGTTGAAGAACTACGGGTGATAGTTGAGTCATTTGGCCTAGACCCAATAGTCCTCCCGGATATTTCCGGTTCGCTCGATGGCCACCTTGATTCAGAATGGCGGGGCATAACGCAGGGCGGAACCACGCTCGAACAAATCCGCGCTGCTGGGGCATCTTCTTTCACAATCGGCATTGGAGAGCAAACTCGTGCTGGTGCGCGAGCGTTACAGGAAATTGTTGGGACGCCATTCGAAATCTTCGAACGTCTCACGGGTCTGGAACCTAACGATCGATTATTGCGACTTCTCGCGCAGTTGTCAGGGCGAGCCATTCCAGAAAAGTACCGTCGGCAGCGTAATCAACTTCTGGATGCAATGCTGGATAGTCACTTCTATACGGGGGGTATAAAGGTTGCGATCGGTGCAGATCCGGACATGCTCCTTTCGGTTGGGTCGCTGCTGCACGAACTAGGGGCAGAACTATCAGTCTGCGTCAGCACGACCACATCTCCAGCGCACGCTCTATTGCCCGCAAGCGAAGTAGTGCTGGGCGACTTGGAAGACATGGAACGTGCGGCCGGCAATTGCGATGTGCTAATCACTCATTCGCATGGCCGTCAAATGGCTGCGCGACTCGGCAAGCCGCTGATGCGCGTAGGCTTTCCCGTATTCGACCGCGTCGGAAACGCACATCGATGTCAGATAGGATATCGAGGGACGATGGACCTGATTTTCGAGATTGCAAATCTGATGCTTGAGCGAATCCAGTTCCGCGCACCGACGGATTGGCCCCTACCCACGATCAATACCCATCGCACTGCGGAAACCCCGGTGATCTAA
- a CDS encoding ferredoxin family protein: MINVTVNIEEKLYQNRYRVDVGRPHIHIKNAEVCANNCADKSCTYICPASCYRSETNGAVTLITDGCLECGSCRILCTDHRNVEWEYPRGGHGIQFKFG, from the coding sequence ATGATAAACGTGACAGTCAACATCGAAGAAAAGCTATATCAAAACCGCTATCGCGTGGATGTAGGTAGGCCACATATCCATATCAAGAACGCGGAAGTATGCGCCAATAACTGTGCCGACAAAAGCTGCACCTACATCTGCCCAGCTTCTTGCTATCGCAGTGAGACCAACGGGGCCGTTACGCTCATTACCGACGGCTGCCTCGAATGCGGCAGTTGCCGCATTCTCTGCACTGACCACCGTAACGTCGAATGGGAATACCCGCGAGGCGGTCATGGTATCCAGTTCAAGTTCGGCTGA
- a CDS encoding transposase, translating to METAPLSEAELSEYCRRKGIQPEQIRQWRAACEQANAKAPPRAGMAQLREEAVAKKRIRDLERELKRKDAALAETAALLVLRKKAEAIWGRDEED from the coding sequence ATGGAGACGGCACCCCTGAGCGAAGCGGAGCTGTCCGAATACTGCCGCAGGAAGGGCATTCAGCCAGAACAGATCCGGCAGTGGCGTGCTGCCTGTGAACAGGCGAATGCCAAGGCGCCGCCCAGGGCAGGCATGGCACAGCTGCGCGAGGAAGCAGTCGCGAAGAAGCGAATCCGCGACCTGGAGCGTGAGCTGAAGCGCAAGGACGCCGCGCTGGCGGAAACGGCAGCGCTGCTGGTGCTAAGAAAAAAAGCCGAGGCGATCTGGGGAAGGGACGAGGAGGACTGA